A genomic stretch from Bradyrhizobium quebecense includes:
- a CDS encoding family 1 encapsulin nanocompartment shell protein translates to MNNLHRGLAPISDAAWAQIEEEASRTLKRHLAARRVVDVDGPKGTDFSAVGTGHLKKIATPGDGVEATQRDVRALVELRVPFELSRQAIDDVERGSNDSDWDPLKEAARKIAFAEDRAVFDGYTAAGIQGIRQGTSNPVLKLPSSIKNYPAVVAQAVSQLRLAGVNDPYTLLLGTEPYTAIGGATDDGYPVLQHIQRLIDGKIIWAPAIEGGVLLTTRGGDFQLSIGQDLSIGYLSHSATSVQLYFQETITFLMLTSEASVVLAPEAKKPA, encoded by the coding sequence ATGAATAATCTTCATCGGGGACTAGCCCCCATCTCGGACGCGGCATGGGCCCAGATCGAAGAGGAAGCCTCGCGGACGTTGAAGCGCCATCTGGCGGCGCGCCGTGTCGTCGACGTCGATGGCCCGAAGGGCACGGACTTCTCCGCGGTCGGCACCGGCCATCTCAAGAAAATTGCGACGCCCGGCGACGGCGTCGAGGCGACGCAGCGTGACGTGCGCGCGCTGGTCGAGCTGCGCGTGCCGTTCGAGCTCTCGCGGCAGGCGATCGACGACGTCGAACGCGGCTCCAATGATTCCGACTGGGATCCGCTCAAGGAGGCCGCGCGAAAGATCGCCTTCGCCGAGGACCGCGCGGTGTTCGATGGCTACACGGCCGCCGGCATTCAGGGCATCCGTCAGGGCACCAGCAACCCGGTGCTGAAGCTGCCGTCGAGCATCAAGAATTACCCCGCCGTGGTCGCGCAGGCCGTCAGCCAGTTGCGGCTCGCCGGCGTCAACGATCCCTATACGCTCCTGCTCGGCACCGAGCCCTACACCGCGATCGGCGGTGCGACCGACGACGGCTATCCCGTGCTGCAGCACATCCAGCGCCTGATCGACGGCAAGATCATCTGGGCGCCTGCGATCGAGGGCGGCGTCCTGCTCACCACCCGCGGCGGCGATTTCCAGCTCTCGATCGGCCAGGACCTTTCGATCGGCTATCTCAGCCACTCGGCGACCTCGGTCCAGCTGTATTTCCAGGAGACCATCACCTTCCTGATGCTGACCAGCGAAGCGTCGGTGGTGCTTGCGCCGGAGGCGAAGAAACCCGCCTAG